One Salarias fasciatus chromosome 22, fSalaFa1.1, whole genome shotgun sequence DNA segment encodes these proteins:
- the clxn gene encoding calaxin, with the protein MVTCKRSPLSVNPFHVCLCKMADMSAMNRKVIKSLAETISKQVEHFSKTEAECLILEFNTLVREPTNSDRGVQGLDRAKFRNILLNTFGMTDDLIMDRVFRTFDKDNDGFVSIKEWIEGLAVFLRGTLDERIKYCFHVYDSNGDGYISREEMFRMLKSSLIRQPTEEDPDEGIKDLVEMTLKKMDNDHDGRLSFEDFEKAVKEENLLLEAFGTCLPDTTSIAMFEHHVFQECLQP; encoded by the exons ATGGTTACATGTAAACGATCCCCCCTCTCCGTGAACccgttccatgtctgcctgTGCAAGATGGCTGACATGTCGGCAATGAACAGAAAAGTGATAAAAAGTCTGGCTGAAACGATCTCAAAACAAGTGGAGCAct TCAGTAAAACAGAGGCCGAATGCCTGATCCTGGAGTTCAACACGCTTGTGAGGGAGCCCACTAACTCTGACAGAGGAGTCCAAGGCCTGGACAGAGCGAAGTTCAGGAACATCCTGCTCAACACCTTTGGGATGACCGACGACCTGATCATGGATCGAG TTTTTCGGACCTTTGACAAAGACAATGACGGCTTTGTCAGTATAAAGGAGTGGATCGAGGGGCTGGCTGTTTTTCTTCGAGGGACTCTggatgaaagaataaaat ACTGTTTTCATGTATACGACTCGAATGGTGACGGCTACATCTCCAGAGAGGAAATGTTCCGCATGCTGAAGAGCAGCCTGATCAGACAGCCCACCGAGGAAGACCCTGACGAAGGAATCAAAGACTTGGTGGAGATGACACTCAAGAAGATG GACAATGACCATGATGGCAGACTGTCTTTTGAGGACTTTGAAAAggcagtgaaggaggagaatCTGCTGCTTGAAGCATTTGGAACCTGCCTCCCAGACACAACG